The following coding sequences lie in one Oscillospiraceae bacterium genomic window:
- a CDS encoding sialidase family protein, which produces MDWRNIRNGREIPTEYYSDQPYLIKTDDGAWLCQLTTGPGEEGNPGQHIISARSFDQGRTWSELVDVEPIGEREASYGVLAKAPSGRVFCFYNYNTDNIRSYTDKNPQCPGFLGKRVDMLGHFVFKYSDDHGKTWSDNRIEIPVRKFEIDYENLYQGEIMFFWNVGRPFELDGRIYVSLHRVGYDENGYYLNRSEGSLLMSEDLLQIKDPADAKWVTLPEGEVGLRTPPGGGLVAEEQSYVVLSDKSIYSSYRTVDGMPVCSYSRDGGKTWEKPAYVHYADGRPIRHPRAANFVWKCENGKYLYWNHNNFGKWFSDRNPVWLCCGEEISTPNGQRIAWSQPEIVLYDDDPYIRISYPDLIEDQGKYYISETQKDRGRIHELDSDFLNGLFNQSSNKTAVTDGLVSETRNPSGLKEPIKMPDLSPLLGADPKILDRRTKDLRGGFTAEFVFNTSEYKNQLLLDNVNPDTGEGFTVRLLENKTIEICLSDGRSQSLWQSDLGMLAENRDHHVSVIIDGGPKLIIFIVDGKLCDGAGLRQFGWGRYNPNLRSIKGSDVILPGTDHVRLKTLKLYDRYLTTSECMGNWRSEMKL; this is translated from the coding sequence ATGGATTGGCGCAACATCAGAAACGGAAGAGAAATCCCCACGGAATACTACAGCGATCAGCCGTATCTGATCAAAACCGACGACGGGGCGTGGCTTTGCCAGCTCACAACGGGACCCGGTGAAGAAGGCAATCCCGGTCAGCATATCATATCGGCCCGCAGTTTCGACCAAGGTCGCACCTGGTCTGAACTTGTCGACGTTGAGCCCATCGGCGAACGCGAAGCGTCCTACGGTGTTTTGGCGAAAGCCCCGAGCGGCAGAGTGTTTTGTTTTTACAACTATAACACGGACAACATCCGTTCCTATACCGACAAAAACCCGCAATGCCCCGGTTTTTTAGGCAAAAGAGTCGATATGCTCGGCCATTTCGTCTTTAAATACAGCGACGACCACGGCAAGACATGGTCCGATAACCGAATCGAAATCCCCGTCCGAAAGTTTGAAATCGATTACGAAAATCTGTATCAGGGCGAAATCATGTTCTTTTGGAATGTGGGACGGCCGTTTGAACTGGACGGCAGAATCTATGTTTCGCTTCACCGCGTCGGGTATGACGAAAACGGTTATTACCTGAACCGCAGCGAGGGTTCGCTGCTGATGAGCGAAGACCTTTTGCAAATCAAAGACCCCGCCGATGCCAAATGGGTCACGCTTCCCGAGGGCGAAGTGGGACTCCGGACGCCTCCGGGCGGCGGGTTGGTCGCGGAAGAGCAGAGTTATGTGGTGCTGAGCGATAAGAGCATTTACAGCTCCTATCGGACAGTCGACGGTATGCCCGTGTGTTCCTACAGCCGCGACGGCGGTAAGACATGGGAAAAACCCGCCTATGTGCATTACGCGGACGGACGGCCCATCCGGCACCCCAGAGCCGCGAACTTTGTCTGGAAATGCGAAAACGGAAAATACCTCTATTGGAATCACAACAATTTCGGCAAATGGTTTTCCGACCGAAACCCCGTGTGGCTTTGCTGCGGAGAAGAAATATCTACGCCGAACGGGCAAAGAATCGCATGGAGCCAGCCCGAGATCGTCCTTTATGACGACGACCCCTATATCCGGATCAGCTATCCCGATCTGATCGAAGATCAGGGCAAATATTATATCAGCGAGACCCAGAAAGACCGCGGGCGGATTCACGAGCTGGATAGTGACTTCTTGAACGGTCTTTTCAACCAAAGCTCCAACAAAACTGCGGTAACAGACGGGTTGGTTTCGGAAACAAGGAACCCGAGCGGCTTAAAAGAACCGATCAAAATGCCCGATCTCTCGCCGCTTTTGGGCGCAGACCCGAAAATACTCGACCGGAGAACCAAAGACCTCCGAGGCGGATTCACGGCGGAATTTGTTTTCAACACATCTGAATACAAAAACCAGCTATTGCTCGACAACGTCAATCCCGATACCGGCGAAGGATTTACGGTTCGGCTTCTTGAAAATAAGACGATTGAAATCTGCCTGTCCGACGGGCGTTCGCAGTCCCTGTGGCAGAGCGATTTGGGCATGCTCGCCGAAAACCGCGACCACCACGTTTCCGTCATCATTGACGGCGGCCCGAAACTCATCATTTTCATCGTAGACGGAAAACTCTGCGACGGCGCCGGACTCCGGCAGTTTGGTTGGGGCAGATATAATCCCAATCTGCGATCAATCAAGGGAAGCGATGTGATTCTTCCCGGAACGGATCATGTCCGGTTGAAAACGCTGAAACTGTATGACAGATATTTAACGACTTCCGAATGTATGGGTAACTGGCGCAGCGAAATGAAACTGTAA
- a CDS encoding GNAT family protein, with protein sequence MPDIPTLTSGAVILRKIRESDIDDRFVIGRHHEFAHMCGADSMSAPDFPERSFWEDWYRCQIGKEYSWIIDIGGKCVGAAKFSHISPADKTATYSIGIFDPNLHSKGIGTIVTKLMLEYGFETLHFHRIDLKVLEYNFRGIRCYEKCGFKKEGVLRDSAFIDGQHYSDILMSITEDEYTCCN encoded by the coding sequence ATGCCCGATATTCCAACCTTGACAAGCGGTGCTGTCATACTCCGGAAAATCCGGGAGAGCGATATTGACGACCGGTTTGTTATCGGCAGACATCACGAATTTGCGCATATGTGCGGCGCGGACTCCATGTCCGCTCCGGATTTTCCCGAACGTTCTTTTTGGGAGGACTGGTACCGCTGCCAAATCGGTAAAGAGTATTCGTGGATCATCGACATCGGCGGCAAATGCGTCGGCGCCGCCAAATTCAGCCATATCTCCCCTGCGGACAAAACAGCAACCTATTCAATCGGCATTTTCGACCCGAATCTCCACTCGAAAGGCATCGGCACTATCGTGACAAAGCTGATGTTGGAATACGGCTTCGAGACGCTGCACTTTCACAGAATCGATTTAAAAGTTTTGGAATATAACTTTCGGGGAATCCGCTGTTATGAAAAATGCGGTTTTAAAAAAGAGGGCGTTTTGCGCGACAGCGCTTTTATCGACGGGCAGCACTATTCCGATATTCTAATGAGCATTACCGAAGACGAATATACTTGTTGCAATTAG
- a CDS encoding GNAT family N-acetyltransferase: protein MSDATNFRIAEDLESLSEIQKSQFKGVIMEGLQGKFTQTLPDDTESILKIIDIWVKYDFLPMDETFCVIDETNGDVLAILLLNNYKKPNTRQSIDCLRSVIKAIGFKKAMKIAFNFLELDNLNKEENTDRIAGEIYLVSTRTDLRGKGIGTLIMNAAIKAIRSKIQNKPGDVIKLLVFEKNPALHLYEHLGFTRINSVPTPKMAKAFGGDYDVLIRMEKPL from the coding sequence ATGAGTGATGCAACAAATTTCAGAATCGCGGAAGACTTGGAATCCCTGTCGGAAATTCAAAAGTCTCAATTCAAGGGTGTGATTATGGAGGGCCTGCAGGGTAAATTTACCCAAACCCTGCCCGACGACACGGAAAGCATCCTCAAAATCATCGACATCTGGGTCAAATACGATTTCCTGCCGATGGACGAGACTTTTTGTGTCATCGACGAGACGAACGGTGACGTACTGGCCATTCTGCTGCTCAATAATTATAAAAAGCCGAACACAAGACAATCGATTGATTGCCTGCGCAGCGTAATCAAGGCCATCGGCTTCAAAAAGGCCATGAAGATCGCCTTTAACTTTTTAGAACTGGACAATCTGAACAAAGAGGAAAACACCGATCGGATCGCAGGGGAAATCTACCTTGTCTCCACGAGGACCGACCTGCGGGGAAAAGGCATCGGCACGTTGATTATGAACGCCGCCATCAAAGCGATCCGTTCCAAAATCCAAAACAAACCCGGCGACGTGATTAAATTGCTGGTCTTTGAAAAAAATCCCGCACTGCATCTATATGAACATCTGGGATTTACGCGAATCAATTCCGTTCCAACTCCGAAAATGGCGAAGGCGTTCGGCGGCGATTATGACGTGCTGATCCGAATGGAAAAGCCATTATAG
- a CDS encoding sugar phosphate isomerase/epimerase family protein encodes MKLGICTSTKYSSILQKAGFDYIELALAPIGLMNEKAFAEYAASVSVPSPAFNGFFDRNVHKLVGEQVNLSLIENFTRTALQRAAKMGCKTAVLGSGYSRQVPDGFDKSRALSQFKNTVILAGKIAAEYGIVIAVEPLNYRETNLLNTYAETAEFTRKIGMDNVGVTADFYHIVQNNEGWDGLYQNADMLQHVHICHPETRMAPKPNDGFDYGEFKKIFDRIGYNGLVSVEGHVPNPEQDIPDCAKALMCIS; translated from the coding sequence GTGAAACTCGGAATATGTACATCGACCAAATATTCTTCGATCCTTCAAAAAGCGGGATTCGACTATATTGAACTGGCTCTCGCACCGATCGGGCTTATGAACGAAAAGGCATTTGCCGAATACGCCGCCTCCGTTTCCGTACCGTCACCGGCTTTTAACGGTTTTTTCGACAGGAATGTCCACAAGCTGGTCGGTGAGCAGGTAAATTTATCGTTGATCGAAAATTTCACTCGCACCGCGCTACAAAGAGCCGCCAAAATGGGCTGCAAAACCGCCGTCCTCGGCAGCGGATACAGCCGTCAGGTGCCGGACGGATTTGATAAATCCCGCGCACTATCCCAATTTAAAAACACCGTGATACTCGCGGGGAAAATCGCCGCTGAATACGGTATTGTCATCGCCGTTGAACCGCTCAATTACCGTGAGACCAACCTACTCAATACTTATGCCGAAACTGCCGAATTCACGCGCAAAATCGGTATGGACAACGTCGGCGTCACGGCGGATTTTTATCATATCGTTCAAAACAACGAGGGTTGGGACGGGCTTTATCAAAACGCTGATATGCTTCAGCACGTTCATATCTGCCACCCCGAAACCCGTATGGCACCCAAACCGAACGACGGTTTTGATTACGGTGAATTTAAAAAAATCTTCGACCGAATCGGCTATAACGGGCTTGTCTCGGTCGAAGGTCACGTCCCGAACCCCGAGCAGGATATCCCCGACTGCGCCAAAGCGCTCATGTGCATATCATAA
- a CDS encoding 1-acyl-sn-glycerol-3-phosphate acyltransferase yields the protein MKLTESSIKRHRKLFRFLKRIAAKLFVRSYNITYETPEFPPAPYIVVANHNADLDPALLGITMPQMYFVASEHIFENPVLGALLEYVFSPIARKKGSVDASTVLEMRRRLKQGCNVCIFPEGNKSLDGRTGPLYENSGKLVRALGVPLVTFKLSGGFLTTPRWAFTKRRGKMTGKVVNVYSSEQLKQMTDNEASSAIYTDIFVDAYADQESERVAYKGRRLAEGLETALFLCPACGKMGRLTSKNDEIFCECGMHAEYDEYGYFSGSPEVPETFTAWYDFQMRELESRFPALPEQLEMKYGFVKLYRVGGKHSRFAAARGQFHFNRLGLSICKGDQVKFNAPLSAITSIEMHGRNTLVLTADGVYYEIKAEKRFNARLPLYLYKLYKQEN from the coding sequence ATGAAATTAACCGAATCCTCAATCAAGAGACACCGGAAGCTTTTCCGGTTTTTAAAACGCATTGCGGCAAAACTTTTTGTCAGAAGTTACAATATTACATATGAGACGCCGGAGTTTCCGCCGGCCCCCTATATCGTTGTCGCAAATCACAATGCCGACCTGGACCCCGCTTTATTGGGCATCACCATGCCTCAGATGTATTTTGTGGCCAGTGAACACATCTTTGAAAATCCCGTTTTGGGGGCACTGCTCGAATATGTTTTCAGTCCGATCGCCCGAAAAAAAGGCTCGGTAGACGCCTCTACCGTACTTGAAATGCGCCGCCGTCTCAAACAGGGCTGCAACGTATGCATTTTCCCCGAGGGCAATAAATCGCTTGACGGCCGCACCGGTCCGCTGTATGAGAATTCAGGTAAACTTGTCCGCGCACTCGGTGTACCGCTGGTCACCTTCAAACTTTCCGGCGGCTTCCTGACCACACCGCGCTGGGCCTTTACCAAGCGCAGAGGCAAAATGACCGGTAAAGTCGTGAATGTCTATTCCTCCGAGCAGCTGAAACAGATGACCGATAACGAGGCCTCTTCGGCCATCTATACCGACATCTTTGTCGACGCTTATGCCGATCAGGAGTCGGAAAGGGTTGCTTATAAAGGAAGGAGATTAGCCGAAGGGCTTGAGACAGCGCTCTTCCTCTGCCCCGCCTGCGGCAAGATGGGGCGTCTCACTTCCAAGAACGACGAGATTTTCTGTGAGTGCGGCATGCACGCCGAATATGACGAATACGGCTATTTTTCGGGTTCGCCGGAGGTACCCGAAACCTTTACCGCGTGGTATGACTTTCAAATGCGGGAACTGGAATCCCGTTTTCCCGCTCTGCCGGAACAGCTTGAGATGAAATACGGCTTTGTCAAGCTGTATCGGGTCGGCGGAAAGCACAGCCGTTTTGCCGCTGCAAGAGGGCAGTTTCATTTCAACCGCCTCGGTCTGAGTATCTGTAAGGGAGATCAGGTTAAATTCAATGCGCCCCTTTCCGCCATCACCTCAATCGAAATGCATGGCCGCAACACGCTTGTTCTGACCGCAGACGGCGTCTATTATGAGATCAAAGCAGAAAAACGGTTCAACGCCCGTCTTCCGCTTTATCTATATAAACTTTACAAACAGGAGAACTGA
- a CDS encoding diguanylate cyclase, whose protein sequence is MKTGKNRHITTFIFVFGIFFLAMLTAVMIFTSVSNKFTQQCSFRTLSDSSDAAGAAVNTRISGQYSVLESYALSLSAKKNFDSDSIRRDMAAITETGNFNSLFLALPDGSAFSESEERFEVSNLACFHKALSGINTIEKIYAAEDEPGYILLAVPVYKDETIAAVLFAKFSDSAFFDLLSASAYDGKSEIFVTDSNGRIVIGHANHIESTNFADTLSSARILNGSDFVEFTSDLKNGVSGTVVYESDGISQYAVFGPLGIEDWILFNMISGELVEAEANTFNKNIYGLAASAIIFTILLFSVLFTQETKHSRKLQQEADSLRQSEQRYRVLEEFSEGVVFEGDLLSNALRFNKNYQQIFGHPPFIKNVSDFAVIQPLVFIDDAQDVAQFGQRMLKGEPPRGNIEYRVCGIAGKLVWHRLEYRTITNSNGRPAKIIGRVQNIDAEKTRLMKLQIMAESDSLTGLCNNLSFKEKVDHYLQNDGMSGEHFLMIIDLDDFKFINDTFGHTEGDRILQLFGTRIKPLFRASDIIGRIGGDEFAIFVKDFSRIQGITAKAEDICELVSILGGSLNGYTLTCSVGISIYKRDGINFLELFKKADTALYQAKRVGKGRFAIYDPTLNIIGARK, encoded by the coding sequence GTGAAAACCGGAAAAAACCGTCATATCACGACTTTTATCTTCGTTTTCGGAATCTTTTTTCTTGCCATGCTGACCGCTGTGATGATTTTCACCTCCGTCAGCAATAAATTCACTCAGCAATGCTCTTTTCGTACCCTGTCCGATTCCTCAGATGCCGCCGGCGCTGCAGTGAATACTCGGATTTCGGGACAATATTCGGTTTTGGAGAGCTATGCCCTTTCTCTGTCGGCCAAGAAAAATTTTGATTCGGACAGTATCCGTCGGGATATGGCAGCCATAACAGAAACGGGGAATTTTAATTCGCTTTTTCTTGCGCTGCCGGACGGCTCCGCTTTTTCCGAATCGGAAGAACGATTTGAAGTCTCAAACCTCGCTTGTTTTCATAAAGCCTTAAGCGGTATAAACACGATCGAGAAAATCTATGCCGCGGAAGATGAACCGGGGTATATCCTCTTGGCTGTTCCCGTATATAAAGATGAGACCATTGCAGCGGTGTTGTTCGCAAAATTCTCCGATTCCGCTTTCTTCGATTTACTCTCTGCCTCCGCTTACGACGGCAAAAGTGAAATATTTGTCACCGACAGCAATGGGCGTATTGTCATCGGTCACGCAAATCATATCGAAAGTACGAATTTTGCGGATACACTGTCCTCCGCACGCATTCTGAACGGTTCTGATTTCGTGGAATTTACTTCTGATTTAAAAAACGGCGTTTCCGGAACGGTGGTTTATGAATCAGACGGCATCAGTCAATACGCGGTTTTCGGACCTCTCGGCATCGAAGATTGGATCCTGTTCAATATGATCTCCGGTGAACTGGTAGAAGCAGAAGCAAATACCTTTAATAAAAACATCTACGGACTTGCTGCCAGTGCGATAATATTCACGATCTTGTTATTCTCGGTTTTATTCACACAAGAGACCAAACACTCCCGCAAGCTGCAGCAGGAGGCCGATTCTCTGCGTCAAAGCGAACAACGTTATCGGGTCCTCGAAGAGTTTTCCGAAGGCGTGGTTTTTGAAGGAGACCTCCTCAGCAATGCGCTGCGTTTCAATAAAAATTATCAACAGATATTCGGACATCCTCCGTTTATAAAGAATGTCAGCGATTTTGCTGTTATCCAACCCTTGGTTTTTATCGACGATGCACAGGATGTTGCCCAATTCGGACAGAGAATGCTTAAAGGAGAACCACCGCGCGGAAATATCGAATACCGTGTCTGCGGGATCGCGGGCAAGCTGGTCTGGCATCGGTTGGAATATCGCACCATCACCAATTCCAACGGGCGTCCCGCTAAAATCATCGGACGCGTTCAAAACATTGACGCCGAAAAAACACGTCTGATGAAACTCCAGATCATGGCTGAGAGCGATTCTTTAACGGGATTGTGCAACAACCTATCATTCAAAGAAAAGGTAGATCATTATCTGCAAAACGACGGTATGAGCGGCGAACATTTTTTAATGATCATCGATCTTGACGATTTTAAATTCATCAATGATACCTTCGGACATACCGAGGGGGATCGAATCCTACAGCTGTTCGGCACCAGAATCAAACCGCTTTTCAGAGCTTCCGATATCATCGGGAGAATCGGCGGCGACGAATTTGCTATTTTCGTCAAGGACTTTTCCCGTATACAAGGAATTACCGCCAAAGCCGAAGACATCTGTGAACTTGTTTCTATTTTAGGGGGAAGCCTCAACGGTTATACCCTAACCTGCAGTGTCGGCATTTCAATTTATAAACGCGACGGCATTAATTTCCTTGAACTATTCAAAAAAGCAGATACCGCTCTGTATCAAGCTAAGCGCGTAGGAAAAGGACGTTTTGCTATTTACGACCCGACATTAAACATTATTGGAGCACGAAAATGA
- a CDS encoding carbon-nitrogen hydrolase family protein: protein MKIAAYQFAVTGDICENYKIIEHAVKMAIAQNIRLLVFPECALTGYPPLEIDSCQAIDFPRLNHHIEKLRRLAIDYNLYIICGMVLQDRKDFHNSMLVFAPDGTQSEPYHKRALWGWDKDQFIPGQTAGVYQIDNYRIGVRICFEVRFPEYFRELFKAETDLNIVAFSDTNNEDNLGRYELIKALLVTRACENACPILSVNHIKPYQTAPTVYINENGKILAEAERGAYQLLIADFVPRKSSFGTEGRLQISRKLLIK from the coding sequence ATGAAAATTGCCGCCTATCAATTCGCCGTCACCGGCGACATCTGTGAGAATTACAAAATAATTGAGCATGCGGTAAAAATGGCTATCGCCCAGAACATTCGACTGCTGGTTTTTCCCGAATGCGCACTGACGGGTTATCCGCCGCTGGAGATTGACTCCTGTCAGGCAATCGATTTCCCGCGTTTAAACCATCATATCGAAAAACTCAGACGCCTTGCAATCGATTATAATCTATATATCATCTGTGGAATGGTTTTGCAAGACAGAAAAGATTTTCATAACAGCATGTTAGTCTTCGCCCCGGACGGCACTCAATCGGAACCTTATCATAAACGGGCATTATGGGGCTGGGACAAGGACCAGTTTATACCGGGCCAAACAGCCGGCGTCTACCAGATCGATAATTACCGCATCGGTGTCAGAATCTGTTTCGAAGTCCGTTTCCCGGAGTATTTCAGAGAATTGTTCAAAGCCGAAACTGATCTCAACATCGTCGCTTTTTCCGATACCAATAATGAGGATAACCTAGGGCGTTATGAGCTGATTAAAGCCCTCCTCGTCACAAGAGCCTGTGAAAACGCCTGTCCGATTCTCTCCGTGAATCATATCAAACCCTATCAGACAGCGCCTACCGTTTATATTAACGAAAACGGGAAGATCCTCGCCGAAGCGGAACGCGGTGCCTACCAATTGTTGATCGCCGATTTTGTACCCCGAAAATCTTCTTTCGGCACTGAAGGCCGTTTACAAATCTCCAGAAAACTGCTCATAAAATAA
- the fusA gene encoding elongation factor G, protein MKNYECKDIRNVCLMGHGGSGKTSLVEAMLFLSGGTDRMGKVADGNTVSDYDPEEIRRKISISTTVLPIEWKNIKINAIDTPGYFDFAGEVIQGLHGADSALIVLSAKDGVEVGVEKSFRYAKNRDLPTAFFISKLDEENADFNGTFDELRNQFGSGVCPLFIPVEDSSKRGYVDMVRNKFKTYDKAGKPTVSDIPATLSDRVSELTEMMREAICEQSDELMDKFFAGEPFTEQETLDALRKGVSDRKVFPVLCGSAYQLEAIAGLLDNIGDYMPAPGSRGPETVLDDNDSEVKVEYDPAAPTCAYVFKTIADPFVGKLSFFKIIAGSMKVNNTLINTTNGASERIGHIMLVKGKKSTEIEGAGTGDIVAVTRVSSANTGDTFCDASRKVKFPPMQFPAPTLSKAVVAADKGSEEKVSAGLIKLKDEDPTFTFVVNTETKQQILSGIGESHLDVLASKLKAKFGVGIELIDPKVPYRETIRGRSEAEGKHKKQSGGSGQFGVVNMRFEPLTTGEEFEFVNATVGGSVPKEFIPAVLKGAKDAILKGVLAGFPLIGVKATLFDGKSHPVDSKEIAFVSAAKLAFKTGIPKAKPVLLEPVGRLSVMVPEANVGDIMGDINKRRGRMLGMGPAEDEPGYTKVEADIPMAEMSDYCISLRAMTKARGSFTFAFDRYEEAPANVAQQVIAQYKSEDEDEDE, encoded by the coding sequence ATGAAAAACTACGAATGCAAGGACATCAGAAATGTCTGCCTGATGGGCCATGGCGGAAGCGGTAAAACTTCGTTGGTTGAAGCGATGCTCTTTTTATCCGGCGGAACCGACCGTATGGGCAAGGTAGCCGACGGCAATACCGTCAGCGACTATGACCCCGAGGAGATTCGCAGAAAAATCTCCATCTCCACCACGGTTCTTCCGATCGAGTGGAAAAACATAAAAATCAATGCCATCGACACCCCCGGGTATTTTGATTTTGCCGGCGAGGTCATTCAGGGCCTGCACGGCGCTGACAGCGCTTTGATCGTGCTCTCAGCCAAAGACGGTGTCGAAGTCGGCGTCGAGAAGAGCTTCCGTTATGCCAAAAACCGTGACTTGCCGACAGCCTTTTTCATCTCCAAGCTCGATGAAGAAAACGCCGATTTCAACGGCACTTTCGACGAACTTCGCAATCAGTTCGGCAGCGGTGTCTGCCCGCTCTTTATCCCCGTCGAAGACAGCAGTAAACGCGGCTATGTCGATATGGTTCGCAACAAATTCAAGACCTATGACAAAGCAGGTAAACCCACTGTCAGCGATATTCCAGCCACTCTCTCCGATCGGGTCTCGGAACTCACCGAAATGATGCGTGAAGCCATCTGCGAACAGAGCGACGAACTGATGGATAAATTTTTTGCCGGAGAACCCTTCACCGAGCAGGAGACCCTCGACGCGCTGCGTAAAGGCGTCTCGGACCGAAAAGTTTTTCCCGTCCTCTGCGGCTCGGCCTATCAGCTCGAAGCCATCGCCGGCCTCCTCGACAATATCGGCGACTATATGCCCGCCCCCGGCTCCCGCGGTCCCGAAACCGTATTGGATGACAATGATAGCGAAGTTAAAGTAGAATACGACCCCGCCGCGCCCACTTGCGCCTATGTCTTCAAGACGATAGCCGACCCGTTTGTCGGAAAACTGTCGTTCTTTAAGATCATCGCGGGTTCGATGAAAGTCAATAATACGCTGATCAATACCACCAACGGCGCTTCCGAGCGCATCGGTCATATCATGCTGGTCAAGGGTAAGAAGAGCACCGAAATCGAAGGTGCCGGAACAGGCGACATCGTTGCGGTCACCAGAGTTTCCTCCGCCAACACCGGCGACACCTTCTGCGACGCAAGCCGCAAGGTCAAGTTCCCGCCGATGCAGTTCCCGGCTCCGACTCTTTCAAAGGCGGTCGTCGCCGCCGATAAAGGCAGCGAAGAGAAAGTCTCCGCAGGTTTGATTAAACTCAAGGACGAAGATCCGACTTTCACTTTCGTGGTCAACACCGAGACCAAGCAGCAGATCCTGTCCGGTATCGGCGAAAGCCATCTCGACGTGCTCGCTTCCAAACTCAAGGCCAAATTCGGTGTCGGCATCGAATTGATCGACCCGAAAGTGCCCTACCGTGAGACCATCCGCGGTCGCTCCGAAGCGGAAGGCAAACACAAGAAACAGTCCGGTGGTTCCGGTCAGTTCGGCGTTGTCAATATGCGCTTCGAACCGCTGACCACCGGTGAGGAATTCGAATTTGTCAACGCCACTGTCGGCGGCTCGGTGCCGAAGGAATTCATCCCCGCTGTTCTGAAAGGTGCAAAAGACGCCATTCTGAAAGGCGTTTTGGCAGGCTTCCCGCTGATCGGCGTCAAAGCTACACTGTTCGACGGCAAATCCCACCCGGTCGACTCCAAGGAAATCGCTTTCGTTTCCGCCGCAAAATTGGCATTTAAAACCGGTATTCCGAAGGCCAAACCCGTTCTGCTCGAACCGGTCGGTCGTCTGTCCGTCATGGTCCCCGAGGCCAATGTCGGCGACATTATGGGCGATATTAACAAACGCCGCGGCAGAATGCTTGGCATGGGTCCGGCGGAAGATGAACCCGGTTACACCAAAGTCGAGGCCGATATCCCGATGGCTGAGATGAGCGACTACTGCATCTCTCTGCGCGCCATGACCAAAGCAAGAGGCAGTTTCACATTTGCTTTCGACCGTTACGAGGAAGCGCCCGCCAACGTCGCGCAGCAAGTCATCGCCCAGTACAAGAGCGAAGACGAGGATGAAGACGAATAA
- a CDS encoding DUF3810 domain-containing protein, whose protein sequence is MAGEKAKAYNGIFRDLMAVIVLGVLTFALVWLGKTNPDFISDTYLPFSRTAENILSKITGIVPFSVVEIIIYLIAIGLLFSLIRLIFRLITGPRRIYSLIKFVTGWAVTAAGLIFLFYALWGLNYYAPPLADRMGLDVKARSSQELYELCTYLADNANELAVQVERDENGQIPEIDFTETAKQVAVDFSTVTGRSETRAKYIIASEPFSYTQITGVFVYLTGESNVNKNNTSAALPFTMAHEMSHRYGIAPEDEANFFAFYTTHQSDDPLVQYSSYMMALMYCQNKLYASNKTLYQELRATYCEELAADFSQYGEHWAQYEGEVAEKATTVNNTYLQAQGQEDGVKSYGRMVDLMLAWYETVKN, encoded by the coding sequence TTGGCAGGCGAAAAAGCAAAAGCTTATAACGGTATTTTCCGGGATCTGATGGCTGTCATCGTCCTGGGCGTACTGACGTTTGCACTTGTCTGGCTCGGGAAAACAAACCCGGATTTCATTTCCGATACATATCTGCCGTTTTCACGCACGGCTGAAAATATTCTCTCCAAAATCACCGGAATCGTCCCGTTCTCAGTGGTCGAAATCATCATTTATCTGATTGCGATCGGATTGTTATTTTCGCTGATTCGGTTGATTTTCCGTTTAATTACGGGTCCGAGACGCATTTACAGCTTAATCAAATTCGTCACCGGTTGGGCGGTAACGGCAGCAGGGCTCATCTTCCTTTTTTATGCGCTGTGGGGACTCAACTACTATGCACCGCCGCTGGCTGACAGAATGGGCCTCGACGTCAAGGCCCGCAGCAGCCAGGAACTCTATGAACTCTGCACCTACCTCGCCGATAACGCCAACGAACTGGCTGTGCAGGTTGAACGCGATGAAAACGGACAAATTCCGGAGATTGATTTCACCGAGACGGCCAAACAGGTTGCGGTGGATTTCTCAACCGTCACCGGACGCAGCGAAACCCGGGCCAAATACATCATCGCCTCCGAACCGTTTTCTTATACTCAGATAACCGGTGTATTCGTCTACCTGACGGGCGAATCCAACGTCAATAAAAACAACACCTCCGCTGCCCTGCCTTTCACAATGGCACACGAGATGTCACACCGATACGGTATCGCCCCCGAGGACGAGGCCAATTTCTTTGCTTTTTATACCACACATCAATCCGACGACCCGTTGGTGCAATACAGCAGCTATATGATGGCGCTGATGTATTGTCAGAATAAACTCTACGCAAGCAATAAGACCCTCTATCAGGAACTACGCGCCACTTACTGCGAAGAACTTGCGGCTGATTTCAGCCAGTACGGCGAACACTGGGCGCAGTACGAGGGCGAAGTCGCCGAAAAAGCAACCACGGTCAATAATACTTATCTGCAGGCCCAAGGACAAGAGGACGGCGTTAAGAGTTACGGCCGGATGGTTGATTTGATGCTGGCCTGGTATGAAACTGTGAAAAATTAA